The Haloprofundus salinisoli region GTCGGTGACCCACACCATCGCGTAGCCCACCTGCTGGTCTTCGCTCACGTCCTCGCTGACGACGCGACCGGGGAACTCTTCGAGGACGATACCCATCAGGTGCGGCGTGCCGAACTCCGGCATCTCCTCGCTGGTCGTCTCGATGGCCTCGCGCAGCACCTCGACGAGGAACTCGGGGAGAAACCGCTCGGGGGGATGGGAGTCGGTGACGACGGCGTGCGTCTCGCCGCACGCGCAGTCGAACTCGCGCAGCCCCAGGTCGAGGTCTCTGACGCGTTTGGTCTCGCCGCAGGGGAGTTCGAGTTCGTCGCCCCCGCCTCCGGGGACGCGCGGTTGTGCCATACCTCCGATTGCAGCCTCGAAGGTTTAAAAAACGCGCTTGCTCACTCCTCGTCGTCTTCGTCGTTCTCGTCCTCC contains the following coding sequences:
- a CDS encoding DUF5815 family protein codes for the protein MAQPRVPGGGGDELELPCGETKRVRDLDLGLREFDCACGETHAVVTDSHPPERFLPEFLVEVLREAIETTSEEMPEFGTPHLMGIVLEEFPGRVVSEDVSEDQQVGYAMVWVTDFDSRRLHEIIIELVVELMEHAVSHADDDAALSQFETEMLQFDVGEFVEQYRAERDFSSDDVYAQ